aatttcttctttatGATGGTCTCTTATAAATCATCTTACTGTTTAGTTTGAATGGTTGTTGAAACAAAGATATGATACAGAATTTGGGTAagtactattttcttttttccgTTAATTTGTATTCGGAACCCAATGATCTGATTTTGTCACTAGAGGCAGATCTAGCCTATGCAGTACGAGGCCGGCCACGGGCATGAACCTAGTTTTTGTTCAAACTCTGCATTTATATTAAAGAATTAACAAAATATTTGTAGATATTTGATTGtgaattcaattattattattgtatattaaCTTGAGGTCGTTGTAGGAATGCATAGACTTTAAATCTCAAATCCACTTCGGTTTATCACATAGCTAGGTCCCATTAAGAGGAAAATTGCTCCTTGTTAGGAGTTTCTCAAATGCATGAAACTTACGTACATTTGTATGATTGTAGAATCTTGCATACACTAGGCACATAATTGCTACTATATATTGTAGAATCTTGCATGCACTAGGCACTTGTTAGGAGATCATTATATTTGATGCTATGATTCTTTGAACTTGCAGCTATATCAAGAAAGTAGGTTGGGATTCTAAACTGGTGAGTGAATCATTCCCCTGGATTGAGAAGCAAATTGTTCATAGACCAATCTTAGCACCATGGCAAAAAGCAGTACGCGATGGTCTTCTAGAAGTTGGTATATCACCTTTTAATGGATTCACATATGATCACATATATGGAACCAAGTCTGGAGGAACTATTTTCGACAGATTTGGTCGTCGTAAGACTGCAGCTGAACTGCTCACCTCAGGCAACCCTGAGAAGCTTCATGTCTTGGTGCACGCGACAGTTCAAAAGATTGAGTTTGACACATCAGGTATTACTTGTCAAATCAGTCTAATATATTTAGTCCTAGATTGAGTACTTAAACTAGTATGATGATAGTATTTAAAAATTGTTTAGGAAAGAAGCCAAGAGCAGTAGCAGTCGTCTTCGAAGACGAAAAGGGGAACCAACACAAGGCATTTCTTTCAAAGACAAAGGGAAGTGAAATTATAGTGTCATCTGGTGCAATTGGAAGTCCTCAAATTCTGTTGCTCAGCGGAATAGGACCAAAGGCTGAATTGGAAAAATTGAACATATCAGTGGTGCTTGACAATAAATTCGTCGGTAAAGGCATGTCAGATaaccccttaaataccatatttgTTCCCACAAATAGGCCTGTTCAGCAATCCCTGATCCAGACTGTAGGAATTACCAAGATGGGGGTCTATATTGAAGCTAGCAGTGGATATGGAGAATCTGAAGAAAGCATTCAGTGCGATCATGGTATCGCCTCAGCTGAGGTTAGTGATAAAAACTTCATTTCAAGCGTTGTTGAGAAATTATCAATCAGTTCTTGTTGCAAATATCCTCTTTGGTATATGTACTAAAACTGATAACTTTTAGTGGCCAGAGCCAGAACACAGCTTCTGGGACACGTGGGTGCTCGAGTTTTTTCTCATGATACTCCATCGAACTCTTTTTGACTTCATAATGGAAGGCACTAGACCTTCAAGCCTATTTCTGACATACGTTTCACGTTTTGGAATAACCAGATAGGACAACTCTCCGCAATTCCTCCAAAGCAGAGAACACACGAAGCAATTGAAGCGCacaaaagaaacaagaaaaatgtTCCACGAGAAGTATTCAGGGGAGGTTTCATATTAGAAAAGATAGCAACACCTTTATCAACAGGGCATCTTAGCCTGAAGAGCAATAAGATTGATGACAGTCCGTCTGTCACCTTCAACTACTTTAGCCATCCACGCGACCTGATGCAATGTGTAGATGGGATACGCATTGT
Above is a genomic segment from Capsicum annuum cultivar UCD-10X-F1 unplaced genomic scaffold, UCD10Xv1.1 ctg13470, whole genome shotgun sequence containing:
- the LOC124890210 gene encoding protein HOTHEAD-like, with the translated sequence MAAVIGALVPVIVKLSLLLLCLNINSSLIQARKWESWKDKYPFIKPSSSFSSSSPSNAWSSSGSNEAYDYDYIIVGGGTAGCPLAATLSQKFSVLLLERGGVPFDNANVTLMQNFHISLADTSPTSASQIFVSTDGVFNVRAKVLGGGTSINAGFYSRASESYIKKVGWDSKLVSESFPWIEKQIVHRPILAPWQKAVRDGLLEVGISPFNGFTYDHIYGTKSGGTIFDRFGRRKTAAELLTSGNPEKLHVLVHATVQKIEFDTSGKKPRAVAVVFEDEKGNQHKAFLSKTKGSEIIVSSGAIGSPQILLLSGIGPKAELEKLNISVVLDNKFVGKGMSDNPLNTIFVPTNRPVQQSLIQTVGITKMGVYIEASSGYGESEESIQCDHGIASAEIGQLSAIPPKQRTHEAIEAHKRNKKNVPREVFRGGFILEKIATPLSTGHLSLKSNKIDDSPSVTFNYFSHPRDLMQCVDGIRIVEKIVKSKHFTNFAQCDKETLDKLLNMSVQANINLIPKHTNDTESLE